CTCTATTACAGAAACTTCATCAGATAAAGTAACTATTACCTACATACAACTAGTAATGTTTCTCAAACTAATTAGCTTGATTATACATCATTATGGTGTACCTGAAGATTCCAAGAATAGGAAGTCCCTTTTGCACAGCCACTCTTCTCTTCATAAGGAGAACTGCAGCAGCACCATCACTAACTTGGCTAGCATTCCCTAATAttaaaaagagtgaaaaaagtTAACAAAAGATTGATTAGACAAGAGTTTTCCCAGAGTAACAAGATTAACAAAAAAACAGATTTCTTGAGTACCTGCTGTTGTGGATCCATCCTTCTTGAATGCAGGCTTCAGCTTTGCCAGATCATTCACATTTGTGTTCGGTCGGATACCATCATCAACAGAAACGACAATTTGCTTCACCTCTCCAGTTTTAGGGTCCACaatcttttgaattttgaaataaatCATTAGTAATATGATATTACAAATATTAAGAGGAAAATCATCTTAGCAGTTGACACTGACCTTAGTAGAAACTGGAATTATTTCTTCTTTGAATTTACCAGAAGCTATTGCAGCTGCAGCACGCTTGTGAGACTCAACCTAATAAACACAAATTAAAAGACTTTACCCATCTGGATAATCTTTTCATAGATTCTTAGCATATTAATTGTATGTTTGAAAATCTCCCTACGATTAATTCTAAAGCCAGAATCAACTCGGGGGAAAAGCTTCCGTGAGTAGTATAagggtttcagaattgattctaaacaAAAAGAAggtgatccaaacatgctacaaATACAATGTCAGACTTACAGCAGCCTGGTCTTGCTCTTGTCTTGTCACACCATAACGCTGTGCAACATTCTCAGAAGTGATTCCCATAGGAAGAAGACAATCCCGGGCTTGCGCAAAGGCCTCTACCTGTTAAAACAGTGAAAAGCCAAACTGAATAAACTACGTTTGAAAGGAAAATGTGAAGCTCAAAAATTACAGCTTCAACGTACATTTGAGCTAGCTTTACGAGTCGGCCTTGAAATATTATCTTGTGTCATACACTCCAATCCAGCCCCAATGCCTTCATCAAATAACAAGAAGATtaggccaaaaaaaaaaaaaaaaaaaaaaacaaaagtccATGGCATTTAAACAGAGAATAGATTCATTTTTACCAATGTCATAGAATCCAGCTTTTATGTACGCAGCAACATCAGCAACAGCTTGAAGTCCAGATGAACATTGCCTATTGACAGTTCGGAGCGGCACCGTCTCTGATTGAAAATTGAAGGAGATAGTCATGTAATTGAAATTGAGCTAAAAGCCTAGTAAAACACATGCTAACTTGTAGCATTAAATCAAATGAAATCATGATTTTGGTCATGGTCAATAAAGACCTTGAAATTTACCTGGGAAACCCGCATAGAAAGCTGCCATTCTGCACTCAATTGCTCTTTCTGATCCTGGTGCTAGCACTGTGCCAACAATTATGTCTCCTACTTCACTTGGGTTCACATTTGTTTTCTCTATCACAGCCTACATGAAACTGGTGAATGAGAAACTATGGAAAGGGGAAAAGAAACTtagaaatgaaaaagaaagaaaccaGACAATTGTGAATAAAACCATTTCAAGGTTGATAAGCTCCAAACATGAATCACTACAGACTACAGTGATTCGGTCTCTAGAGTAATTTTTTAAGCAACCATTATATTTTAATAACTTCATAATTTATCATACAAGCAATATTTTATTCAAGGTAATATCATTCCAATATTCACGGTAAAGTAGTTGTTATGTGACTTTGCGGTCACATCTTCGAGAAGTGGAATCAGCCTCTTATAAAAGTGCAAGGTAAGGTTGCCTACATTAGATCTACAAATTGGATCCGACCCCTCCCTGAACCTCGCGCATAGCAGGAGCTCTGTAGCACGAAGTTTGCCCCCAATATCATTCCGATATTCGATATTGTAAAAAATTAGGGACAAATAATCCTAATACCGCAACAATTGCGGTCGTGAAACAGTCTTGATATCACGGCCACAATCGCGGTCATGGACATAGATTTAAAACCATAAtatcattaaaatttaaaaatttctcTAGAGTCTACTCTTGATTTTAGAGAGTCAACTCCTCATTCTATTACATTTCACTAAACCATGAAATCCAAGCACATAGTCAAAGGGTTTACCTTCAGAACAGATGCAAGTAGGTCATCTGGAAGGGTGTCCTTGAAGCCTCCACGCTTTGCTTTGCAGATGGCAGTACGATATGCTCTGGTTATCATAGCAATGAAATCCAAATCAGAGTTTATAGTcatcaacaaaaataataaattagaaaAACAAACACACAGCAGATTCATATTCATATTGCTATGATATTAACGAACTTACGCTACAATGACCACATCATCTTCAGATCCACTTGTTTTTCCCTGCAAAGAATTCTCAGCAGCACAGACTGAAGCCTACAAATTAAAAACACCGACTATAAAACAGAGAAAACAAATAGAAAACACTCTTATAATCAAAATGCACAACAGAACAGAGGAATCAGGTGAAAGATTGAAATGGTATGATTATGAATATGCAAACTTACAGTGAGATCAGTGGATTGAGGtgaaaaagatgaaattgaagaacTGGGTTGAAGATGTTCAAGGAGGACTCTCTGTCTTTGAATTGCTTTCTCCATGCTTTGACCACCTCTGTCTTTGCCTATGGTTCTGTCTGTGTGTGCTGTGAATGTTGTTGAATTTTTGCAAAGGAACTGtcactaaatatatatatagtgaataagagaagagagaatgacATGAAAGTTTGAGGAAATGGACTAGCAAGTTCCTTCACAGTCCAGTCAACCACAATACAATAAACGGTTTCGTTGAAAGTTTTCATTGGGAACAAAAATCTTTATTGCAATGAAAATATAAGAATGTAATtgatatttcatttaattttcagTGAGAAAAAACATTTTAGATTATTATTATGATAAGTAGTAGGAGTACTATAataataaaagagaaataagatgggaaaaaaatgtgaaaatgggataaaaaaaaattaatttctataAACTTAGGGTTTAAATTTTGTTAACACAATCAATATCAGattttatgtaccaaaaaaagtcAATATCAGATTTTATGTATGTAATAAAAACTGTTTTCTTATTTCATTTCATTACAATTTCAGTGcgtcgtttttttttttattaaaaaacataaataaatgaattgaaatgaaaaattaacaaaaaaaaaatgcgtTTAAGCTATGAATGATGCGGTAAGAGCACCACAACAATGAAGAGTGAATGACTAACCATCGCACTATGAGAACTCAAGCGAAACAATAAACGGATGATCACAAAATATgttatattttcataagtttatTCTCATATATGTCAACCGACGTATTTTGTGACCAATCATTTATCTCTCACCACTTGAGATTAGTCTATATTGTGATGGGTGCATACTTTGGTTGATAAAAAAccttaaattaaataatgtgACTCCATGTATTCACGGATCGACCAGAACAAAGTACTTGAATATTATTAGATTCcttattaaattaataatgCTCACCGGCCGCACTACACTACTA
This portion of the Lotus japonicus ecotype B-129 chromosome 3, LjGifu_v1.2 genome encodes:
- the LOC130709466 gene encoding 3-ketoacyl CoA thiolase 1, peroxisomal-like; this translates as MEKAIQRQRVLLEHLQPSSSISSFSPQSTDLTASVCAAENSLQGKTSGSEDDVVIVAAYRTAICKAKRGGFKDTLPDDLLASVLKAVIEKTNVNPSEVGDIIVGTVLAPGSERAIECRMAAFYAGFPETVPLRTVNRQCSSGLQAVADVAAYIKAGFYDIGIGAGLECMTQDNISRPTRKASSNVEAFAQARDCLLPMGITSENVAQRYGVTRQEQDQAAVESHKRAAAAIASGKFKEEIIPVSTKIVDPKTGEVKQIVVSVDDGIRPNTNVNDLAKLKPAFKKDGSTTAGNASQVSDGAAAVLLMKRRVAVQKGLPILGIFRSFAAVGVDPSVMGVGPAFAIPAAVKSAGLELGNIDLFEINEAFASQFVYSCKKLGLDTRKVNVNGGAIALGHPLGATGARCVATLLNEMKRRGKDCRFGAISMCIGSGMGAAAVFERGDC